AATTGAGTTGAAAAAAGAGTTAGCTAGTGTCAAGCATATGTCTTCTTGTTTATATGCATGTGCTCGCGCCATTGCGTGATTCCCCGTGCTCATCAAGTACCTGCATCTCAGGTCTTAAAGTGGACGATCATGAGAACTAAaatataaattatttatatatatcagtACAATAGATTTAGATATGATGCACACAATTATTCAATGAAATGACGAGGAGACTATGGAATGTTAGGTGAGGGAGGTCCATCTTTAACGACCTCATTTTCTGGGGCAGTAGAAATTAAATCTGCTGGTGGGTGTTCTGGTATTTCTGACTCTTCATTCTCCATGCTCTCAAGCTCTTCGTCTATTAGTCTATCCACAGCAGCCACCTTATTGCCAACGAAGTCCATTCCAAGAATGTCCTCAACCTTTTGTCGAAGTTGTCTTTTGGTCATAGTGTCAAGATCAGCACCTCTCAAGACCGTCTTGATTGTTTCCCGAACTTGAACTTCGCGATGCTCATCAAATTGAGCTTGGTCATCCAAAAGTTCTGTAGGTGCTAATGATAGTCGCAAGCTTCTAgcttcaccaccaacagcagttgtCGGAGTGCCCACTCTGTTAATGTCCATGCTAAATTGAGAGAATGGTCTAGTAGATCTAGTCTCAGTAGCTGCGTCAAACATGACACTCTTTCGGGCAGACAGGTCTTGCATGTCATACCCGTAGTCGGTATATTCAACATTATTGATGACACGTCCCTTGCGGTCATCAAACAcaattcttctttcttcgcCAGGTAAGTTGTTTCTATTGGCATAAGACTGCCATGATTCTAATGGAACACTTCGTGGATCAAATACCTCATTAGGGTCAACCTTGAGTTTTCTCTTTCCAGCATTCTCTTCGACGACAATACGGGTGTTACCCCATGAGAAGTTATCCATATTCCAAAATGAGTAGATTGGTAGCAAAAATGAGTGAACTGGGTATGCAGCTATATAGATAAGCATCCATCCAACCTATGTAATCGTTAGTAAATGTCAGAAATTAGACGACTTTTTCCAAAGATTCTTATACTTACATGTTGCCATTGTCTGCGGAGAATAAACACAAGTGCCTGCATACCGTATACTGCACCGATAAGTACAATCGAGATAATAGGCAAGGGACCGCTATGAGAAGCAATTCTATAAATCAAGTAGGCAAGATAGACAACGACAGATGGAAGCATGACAGTTCTACATTTGTTAGTATCGCATCTAGCATTTCGAACCACTAGAGACTTTATGGTACTTACCCAATCAGGTCGATAAACACGACACCTCTCATACTGAAAAAGCCGAAACCACACATGGTATTTAATCTCAGCAACTCCATCAAGTTATGTACTGTAGAGTTAATCCATCTACGTCTTTGGGAAAGTAAAACAGAAAAGTCTTCTGGAGCAGCGGTCTGACAGTATGCATCTGGGATGAAAGAATACTTCATCTTGGGGAAATATTTGGACATCAGCGTAGTCAAGTAACGATCTTCACCAAGTGAGAAAAGATTCTTCTTGTGTAAAGTATCAACATTGATGATAGAATAGTCCCTAATAACTTCGTTGGAAATAAACAGTGGAGCATACTTCTTGGCTGTCTTCAGTCTATACAAAGAGAAACAACCAGGTAAACAGGTAACACTTCCGAAAAGACTTTCAAATTGCTTAGTAAGATGATGTGAAATGAAATATTCGTAAACTTGAATCATTGTTGTCCAACTCTTCTCCTCATTCTGCAATCCGGTCTCACCACAGATTCCAGCAATGCGACTGTCATTTGCACAAGCAGATACAAGTCTTGTTAAGGAATCCTCAGCCACAGATGTATCGGCATCCACcatgaaaatatattcatACAATTCAGGGTCAACACCGATAATATTTGTCATGTGATGGAAcagctcaagctcaagtGGTGACATGGGCTTCTGATAGTGCACTTTGTTAAGGAATCTCATGATCATAATTTGGGAATCACGCTTACCTCTGTTACCAGGCTTGCTTGTCTCTTGTGGTCTTCCTACCTTAACAACGACGATAAACGGAACAACATTCCCTTCATTCTCATACAGTCCTGAATAGACTTTAGCAAAGTTCAGCTGGTTGGCACCTTCTCCAATACTCTCATAGGCCAAAGCAGGAGGGTTGACCCTTTCATCTACTCCGAGCATATCGAGGACAATATTAGGAGTTGGCTTGTCGTTACCAGCACCCACAATCATACCATCACAAACgagcaacagcaacttACGTCTGTTGTCGTACTTCAGGTTTGTTAAAGAATCAACAGCCAGTCTGAAATCGGTTTCACTTTCTGTATAAATAGGAATTTGACAGAGAACAAACTTATCCTGGGGTGATGGAACACGTTTACTTCCGAATCGAATGGAAGCCAAGAATTTGACAAGAGTTACACTTGTAAGAATACCGGCGAATACTAGCAAAATAACATTGGCAACTTGACAACGTACTGAATCTCTGAAATCGACTTCACCAGCACGGAATGCATTGTTAAGACACTGCAAAGTGTTTTGTCTTGTCAAAGCATCCAACTGGTCGCCATTAAACTGTTCAGTGATGTCTTGTCCTTGTCCGTTAACAAACATGTTAACAACAGTGTCACTGAAAAAGTTCCAAGGCTTTGTGACTGGATCATTATCCGGATAGATAGCTGTTGTCAAGAAATAGTTGGTTACATCGTAAATTTGATTGTTGAGAATGAATGTATACTGGTTATTCGCCTGAGCAGTTTTGAGAAGATCGTTTCTCTTCGCAACAACCCGACCCTTGTAGTAGTTCTTGATCTTGGGCTGAAATACTGAGTTGTACCAAGTATATTTATGGAGAGCAGTGTTATTCGCAGGAACCAGGTAAGCTCCGCTATTGTGCAAACCACTAGAGATGGGTGACTTCGTTTCATTGTAAGACAGTGAGATACTAACGTCGGTGACAAGGGCTGGACATGCTACAGTTAGAGGAGGAGGGAAGTAATCAGATAAGTCCTGACCAGCAAATTCGAGCATGCGACTGGGGGTTGTTTGAATAGAGCTGTCAGAGTGTTGAATCTTGTAAAACTTGGTCAAGTCGTACACATTACCATGAATAGAGACATAGAAATCATTTTCTCCCTGGTGAGTAGCAATCTCTTTACTATTCCAAACTTTATCATAGTCAGAACACACGAATTTTCCAAGGAAAATCATGTAGAAGATAATACCTGCATTGATGAGAAAGATAATGAAACAGAGTAGCAGCTTTTCTCTCCAGGCCATACGAATCTCTGGACGTTTCATTCTCATAATGTACTTCAAAAATGGAGATGGGATCCAAAAAGTAAAGAGCCAAACAAAGAAAACCCATACTCTTCGTTCGGTTGTCATTTTCTCGATCTTGGTGATTCTACCAGCCGTGTTATGCTCAATGTCGCCACCACGTTCTTTTAATCCATAGTCGTTATCAAAATCGGCATCGTCTAGTTCGTCATCAGACGGGTCCATATCACCTccaggagtttgctggtaTTGTGGTGCGCGATTTAGTTCCTTGTTGTATCCGGTCATGTCATGACTACCATTATTATATCCATGGTCGACGTTCTGCATGGGCAATAGTCTCTCAGTTTGGTCAAATGGATTAGATGCAACATACTCATCACTGGGATACGACTGCCCAAATGTATCAGTAGAATCATTGACATAAGGAGAATTTCCTGACAAGCCATCTAATCCGAGTTCCAGGTCGCGCCATACGCTTTCGGAAATCCAAATTCGCTTGGAACCCTTGGCGAAATCATTATGACCCCATCGTTTATCATGAATTGCCCAGTGCTCAAGGTCACTGAAAGTAATATTAGGTGGCAGTAACGCCGAATATCTCTCGATAAACTCGTAGGGCTCGAAATCGGCAGTAAAATCGATTTGACGACGCTTCTGTGCCCACTCGGTGACAAAGAATTCTCGCACTTGAGCAGACACCACAGAACTCGACCACctatcagcagccaatccagcagcatcaccaCATGACGTCAGATTAAGGGCCACCCATATTCGGTTACGAGCAATGAGATCAGCTATTTCAAATGCActttcctcttcatcaggCGAGATCGATGGTTTTCGCGACGATAAATAAGATAATGAAGAATCGAGAATATCTTCAAAATTAGGAATCATAGCCACTGTCCTTGTCACTGAGTTATTTGTAGTCTGTGTGGACATTTTTTGAATAGCTCGGGTGACGGCCACTGGAGATTTGGGGATGCTAAGACCATCGTCGAATAGCTCCTGATTAATACCGATCGAGTTGTCGAAAACATTTCTCAAAACGTCCTTTCGATGGTCATCTGCACATTCGGCAATAGTAACGACCGAAACAACCTCATTCTCATTATTGTCATTAGGCTTATCCAACTTGGCCAGGAAGGCATTGAGCTCAGAAACAACATTCTTAACCAATGCAATATAAGAAGACACGATAAGTTCTCTAGGAGCGTATCGTGACTGGGTCTTAGGATCGATGCCAATTAACGAAGCTCCTTCAGCGATATCATTTGGATCTCTGTTACCTAGCAGCAGGATACCAGACAAAGTCGACAAAACGCCCCGCAAAGTCGACGCTTTGAATCCACATTGTCTTAACGCATCGCTCCAGTCCTTGGCCAGAGCATAGTCATCGGAAAAGTTAACCCAGTCTGGCAGTTTATATGTTCCTGATTTCTTAAGCAGATCATACTGATCTGGCGAACTTTTGAGTGATAAATATGTGCCTCTGGTCTCAGACGACTCGTTTAAGAGCAAGTGGTAAAACACATCAAACACTCTATTTGATTCCTTAGACGGTAGATTCAGCAGCTGGTCTAGCGAACTAAACGGGTTTTCTGGGACAAGGATTCGAGTGCTAACGATATCACCTCGTGCATTTAGCTCGAACTTGACTCCCAGACCGTCATGGAAACGCGTTGAGAGATTTTGTGGAGTCAACGCTGTCATGAAAGGCGACAGCACGTTCAACGCCTGTAAAACTGCAGAATCTACATTTGGAAACGATGAAATCACTGAAAAGAATCCtgtcgatgctgctggatgTGCTGGCCTAAATTTGTTGTTAGTACTGTCTCGTTCATAGAGGGGTGGGGggaggtctgcctccggcagctggggctctgccccagaccccgtggctcctctcgcttcgctcgagtcgggcgtcgtGATTCCCTGGTTTGTTTATACCCAGTCTTAGACGACTGGGAAATAGTCCCCTGGCTAGACTTACATCACCAGTATAGCCTGATCCTCGCATCGTCTGTAGGCATGGTCCCAGACAGATAGCACGAAAGAATCTTCGACATTAGGACCCAATAGGATGGTGGATGAAGAGTCAATACGCAGCGACTTGAACTGGGCGTGTGTGAAAGTTTGATGCAGCGTCGCAATAAGCGACGAGGCCGAGATGGGAATGCTCGCACTGGAAAGTGGTGGCACGTCCATTATCCTAATATATAACCTTTGCCAATGTAGTATACAAAGATCTTAAGCAAAAATATCAACCAAGAACGAGTGAATGATGGTATTACTCAGATGTCGTGATTCTCCCGTATATCCATGTAGTTTTTTGAATGCACTACAAGGgagtcagaaaaaaaatatccaagTCAGTTCTTCACtttctttcaaaagaaCGATATCAAAAACTCAGTCTATGATTATTGCCCAAACGATGAAAACGAGTGTTACAATGAGCGTTGCACAGGGCGGCCGGTTGATCTGGATGTCCAATGTGCTAATAAACGAAGACCACGCTaatgtaaacaaaaatgCTAGAAAAATAACAAACAGCTGCTACGCCTCTGGCTAAGCTAGTACCAGTGATTCGAATAAGATTGGCTCTGGTGATAAAATAAAGcccaaaatcaaatatcACTTCACTGTTCGAAGAAAGCTGGAGCACGAAATATTAGTGAAAATGTCCCAGGGTAGCCAATGCCAAACGAAAGGTAGTGTAAGTGAACCGCCAAATGTGTTTTCCGTTACTGTCTTTCCAGTCTGTCAGCCTGTCCAGCTGCAGCCCGGCAGATTATTTTTAGCCACGGCCTCAATGGATCACACCGCTCGCAAGGCTGGCACCCGCACCAccacaccagcaccagcacccgCATCAACTCCAGCGGGGGTTGGGAGTTTAGGCCCATCCAGCCCGTTCACCACCTGCACTGGCTTCCAAAATAAACAGGCCTGAATTCTCCGGATGCCCGTGGAAACGGGTCACGAAAGGGGCcgattgcctccggcggctggggctctgccccagaccccgtggctcctctcgctccgctcgagtcgaacATCCGGGACCGCTACGTCGCTCGagaagcgagcacaacggggtctggggcagcgccccagccgccggaggcagcgaaAACCCCCCTCACAAGCAAGGTTTTCAGGGGACGAGGGTTGGCATCGGAAAAACGAGGATCGCCGGTGAGGGGCAGGGGTGCGCtggaaaaagcaatgtggggtgttgttgttttggCTTCGAAAAAGGAAATTCCAGGTCGAGCTGCTCGAGTTAGATAGCTGATTAGGCTGATTAGGAAAGTAAACAGGAAATCCTGTTGAAAGTGGGGATGGGGTGAAAGCGAGGGTGGGTTCGTTGTGTGACGGTATGTAATCGTGTTGCTTGTCGGCTCAACCGGCGCGTTGAATAATTTGTCGTCACATCAATCGTTTGACcagataatatttttttcgcTTCAACGGCCTTGGACCTGACTAAGGTGCAGACTTACGCGTTACTGAGCGACCGAGGCACGTTATCATGCAACCGTGTAGTACGGCTATTGGCCGATCTTCAGTGTTGCTTAAATTAGATCAGATTTTTCGCTGCCCAGCATTTTCATATTATACCTTAGTTAGGTTTACTGAAAGTATCTTTGTATATGATATCAACTATAGACTAAGCTCGTAAGTCCATGGGCTGTGGGGTATATACTTAGGTGACAGGGTAGTCGGTTTTCAGCGTGAGCATTGTGAAACGACGAGGTCAACACGGGGTGGGTAGTACCTTGATCTCGTGCTTGTAAATAATTTAGCTTAACAACTTGAAACAGCACTGTCTGCCGAACATACCGATACAAGGTCTCGTTAGTTAGAATAACACAATCGTTCTTTACAACCGAACTGGCAGCATAAACCCTCTCCCGAAATGAGAGCGAGTCTTTCTGTATTACTTGCTGCGGTTCTGCAAcaaatttttcagttcaGGGCGTCGGCCATCTCAAACACAAAGCCACACCTGCAACGCACCCTGCTAATTAAGATTTATTATAGCTGCATCGAAACACATGCACAGGCGCCGAAACATCGTCCCAGCGGATTACATTGCCCCTCGCTGTCCTCTCCTGACAGCCAGCAAATCTGGTTttgggcctgcctccggcggctggggctcggccccagaccccgttgtgctcgcttcgcgagcctGCGACGGGTGGGTTTAACATTATTGGAGTAGGCTTTTTCGCTAGAGGCCGTACAGCCCAGtggatataaatatatataattatttcaTAGTGACACTTCGTTGGTGCCGCTTTTAGACGAAAAGTAGCGAGCGTAATCAAAGTGAAATTGGTCTGGATTCAGAGTATATATAGTCCCATCTGCTCAGCACAGCCTGTCTGCCAGTCCTCACTGATTATTCTCCGGCTCGCTTTCTCACTCGTCTTGAAGGCTCTGGCTCTGTTAGCTGGGTCTTACCGTGCAATTCGGCATTGCATTATTTCAACCGACTGTTCAGGAACGCTTTCTATTTAgttatttctatttatttttgtatattttgatCCTGTTTTTTTGCACTTAATAGCTatcttgttgttttttaAGTAATTTATTTGCTCTCTCCTCATTTCTCTCTTCCATACTCAGCCCACCGGCCCCACCCAGCTCGACTTACCCCTGAGCATTTTGTCCCTAACCTCACACTGTACCTACCTCGACCACTATATCCGTATCTGCAAATCACACTAGTCCTAACGCGGCTGTTGTCATTCACTGTACAtgtgtttatttttgtataCAAACGGTGCCAAAACTCACTTCCAGCTGCCCACTACCGGCATACAGCATACAGCATACTTTTTTGAATCGACCCACGACCTGCTGATGGAGTATCTGACTAAACAACGCCAGTGAACTTCGTCCTGATTTTGCTATCAATATTTGTTGGTTTGTATCTGTATCCACTCTCaacttttttattatttttcgCATTTCTAGTGCGATATAATCTCTTGTTTAACTATTCTCCTGCTTCTCAGTTTACTTGGCACGTTTGTTCACgataaaatatttttgttcagTTTTTCGACTTTTACCTTTTGGTTCTCACGAACTAGCTCTTTTTGCCGATTTTTTGGTACTTATTTGCATTATTAGTACGTGTTTGTGTGCCTTAGATCCTGTATTCTTTCAGGGTCTATGTTATATCTGTTTGTCACCTTATTCTAACTGTTACAGATTCCTGAGAAATGCCTCCACAGTCGCTGGCGTCGGACATCTCGGTCCTCCCCGTGGCCAGTCTGACTGATCATGGTCTTACCTCGCACATCGCGTCCAGATTCCACCAGGGTCTACCGTCTGTCACCATTTCCAGTGGCACCTTAATTGCCCTCAATACCTTCAGCCCCTTCGACATCAACCAAGATCAATTGTTCAAGGATCTTGCCGCCCGTGTCTACAATCGTCTCTGCATCCGTGGTGAAAGTCAGATCGTTCTTTTCCTTGGTGAATCTGGCTCTGGTAAATCCGAATTCCGTTCTTCTGTCACCTCTCATCTGTTGAGTAAGTTACAATGACTTtgttttgcctccggcggctggggctctgccccagaccccgtggctcctctcgctacgctcgagtcgatcTTTCTACATCTTCTAAGTTCGGAGAGTTTGTGCCATTTTCTGCCACAAATTTGGTTCAACATCATCTACTTCCTCTAAGTATATATGGAAAACTAACTGGCTCAGCTCTGTCGAATAACCCACTATCtacaaaaatcaaaaatgcAGATTTCGTGTTCCAAGCCTTCACAACTACTAAAACTGCTCAGAGTTTAGCTTCGTCTAGAGCTGGAAACGTCCTCGAATTCCAGTATGGTACCGATGCTACCTTGATTGGTGCAAGTATTCTCGATTACCGTCTCGAGAGATCTAGAATCACCAAAGTACCCACTGGTGAACGGAACTACCATGTTTTCTACTCGCTTATGGCCGGAATCTCGGACACTGAACGTGAACATTTAGCACTCTCTGATCTGAATACCGCTAGATACCGATATTTGGGCCATCACTCACAGCTTAGGGTTGGAATCGATGATAGACAGCGATTCAAGCAGCTGCGAAGCTCTTTGAAGAGTTTGGAGTTCACTAGAGCTGACATAGCCAATATTTGTCAAATCCTCGCCGCTATTCTTCATATTGGTCAACTAATGTTCAGATcaactggtgctgatggtaTGAGTTCTGCTGCAATTGAGGTGACAAATACTGATGTCCTTAACTGCATTGCCGGATTCTTAGGTGTCCGTCCTCATATCTTGGAAAGCACTCTTAGTTACAAGACTGTCAAAATCCAAAAGGATCGTGTTACCTTGGTCTTGGATCAATTGGGTGCCAGAGAAAACGCTGATGAATTGGCGAGAACTTTATATACTTTGCTCTTTTCCTGGATTATGgaaaaaattaatagtCGAATTTCTCAGGCTGAGAGCAGAAGTGGCAGTACCGCTGGTTTCGAGAATGAGATCGAGTCTCTGGTTGACAATACTATCACCGTTGTTGATTTCCCTGGTTTCACCATTTCCTCTTCTGTACCAACCCTCGACAAACTTTTGCATAATTCTGCTAACGAAATGTTCTACAACTTCATGTTAAAGTCATATTTTGAGAAGCCTTTGGAGAAGTTTGACAGTGAAGAAGTTGCcgttcctgctgctgaatACTTTGATAACTCCGATACTGTACGTATGCTTTTTAGACCCACAATGGGTTTATTGTCTGTTATCGATGATTATTCTCGGCGTGAAAAGGATGACAGCGCTTTGATGCATACTCTCCGTCAACGTTACGATAAGAGTGGTATTATTGACACTGTGACTGCAAGAAGATCCTTTTCCATTCGGCATTTCGCTGGTGAAGTTGAATATGAAGTTGACAACCTTATTGGCTCCAATACTGAATCCATTTCCGGAGATATTATTTCCTTGTTCACttcctcgtcttcctcGGATTTCCTGAAAAGCATATTCGGTTCTAGTGCTGTGGTGGACTCTACATTCGGTACTGAGGTTGTACAGGCTCATCTCTCGTCTAAACCTCTTCGTGCTCCTTCAGTAGTGAGAAGAAACACAACTAGTGGTGCGAACACAAAGCAGGATGCTGAGAAAAAGATTAATcgtaaaaataaacagcTCAATGGATGTGGTCAATTCATTTCTGCCATCGACCGTCTTCTGGATTCATTTGAAGGTGCAAACCCATATTTTGTCATATGTTTGAAACCTAATGATCATAGACTTTCTAATTCATTTGATGCTAGATGTGTTCGTCAACAAATTAAAGCTTTTGGATTGCCTGAAATTGCCCGTGCCGTTAAACAAACCGATTTCAGAGTGTTTTTGACCTTCAATGAATTTATTACCGCCATGTCCGCTAGCGAGGGTCACAATTCAAATCTCCTTCAAACCGCTGATGGTGTCACCGAGCGTGAAAAGGCTATTGAGATGATGCATTCTTTGTCATGGCCAGAACGTGATGCCCGTTATGGATTCACTGGTATCTTTTTATCCGAACATGCATGGCTACAAATTGTAGACCCCAAAATGTCTTTTGCTCAGTCTGCTGCTCAAAGATATATTGACTCTGGTGCTGATCTGACTCCAGCTGCTAGGGGCTatgctgataatgatgCTTTCTACTATGATCCAGATTCCAAATccattgctggtgccaCGATAGGTGGGGACCTCTTCAAGTACAACGATGGTAGGTCGATTAACAACCAGGCATATATTCGAACAAAGGAAATGGGTGAATCTGAACAGGATCAGACCGACCAGTATGCAGTAACTGGAGCAAGGAAGAGATGGATGTTCTTGGTATGGCTCTGGACTTGGTGGATTCCCGATTGGTTCATAAAGATTCTCGGCAGAATCCCCAGAAAAGATATTCGTACTGCCTGGAGGGAAAAGTTTGCCATTAACTTAATGATATGGGCTGCTTGTGCTTTCTGTGTTGTATTTTTGATTGGTTTTCCCATCCTTATTTGTCCCCTGCAAAACGTTATGAGTACTGAAGAGCTAAGTCAATATTCCTCCAAGCTCAACCCTGGCAAGACGCTAACTCAAGTACGGGGTGTAGTCTTTGACTTGACAACGTTTGCCCCTAGTCATTATCCTCAAGTTGTCTCTACCGATGATATTCTCAATTATGGTGGTCGTGACTCTAGTCCAATATTCCCTGTTCCAGTATCTGGTGTTTGTCGTGGTACTAATGGAAGTATCAGTGAATATGTTGTCTATGGACAGACAAGTAACTTTTctgatgccaatgctgtATACCACGATTTTAGATACTTTACTGGTGATTACCGTCCTGATTGGTATTTGCAACAGATGCAATTCCTGAATGCCAATTTCAGAAAGGCTTACATTGGTATGACTCCTAGTGTCCTAAGTAAGACTGTTTCCCAACACAAGAATGTCATGGCTAGTTTGAATGGTTATGTTTATGATCTTTCAAGCTATACCGCTGGCGAGGTTACCACAAAAGCGCCACATGGCAAGAAAGTACctgctgatgttgacaCACATTTTATGGACTCACGATTGGTTAATCTGTTCGAACAGTATTCTGGAACTGATATTACCAAGAGGTTCAATGAGCTAGACATGAGTGAGGAGACCCGTGTTGAAATGAACAGATGTCTCAGAAATCTATTCATGGTTGGCAAACTTGACACCAGAGACTCAGTCCGT
The Sugiyamaella lignohabitans strain CBS 10342 chromosome A, complete sequence genome window above contains:
- the CHS3 gene encoding chitin synthase CHS3 (Chitin synthase III; catalyzes the transfer of N-acetylglucosamine (GlcNAc) to chitin; required for synthesis of the majority of cell wall chitin, the chitin ring during bud emergence, and spore wall chitosan; contains overlapping di-leucine and di-acidic signals that mediate, respectively, intracellular trafficking by AP-1 and trafficking to plasma membrane by exomer complex; requires AP-3 complex for its intracellular retention; GO_component: GO:0005935 - cellular bud neck [Evidence IDA] [PMID 15470103]; GO_component: GO:0005935 - cellular bud neck [Evidence IDA] [PMID 8909536]; GO_component: GO:0045009 - chitosome [Evidence IDA] [PMID 8970154]; GO_component: GO:0005737 - cytoplasm [Evidence IDA] [PMID 9008706]; GO_component: GO:0000131 - incipient cellular bud site [Evidence IDA] [PMID 15470103]; GO_component: GO:0000131 - incipient cellular bud site [Evidence IDA] [PMID 9008706]; GO_component: GO:0016021 - integral component of membrane [Evidence IEA]; GO_component: GO:0016021 - integral component of membrane [Evidence ISM] [PMID 12192589]; GO_component: GO:0043332 - mating projection tip [Evidence IDA] [PMID 19053807]; GO_component: GO:0016020 - membrane [Evidence IEA,IEA]; GO_component: GO:0005628 - prospore membrane [Evidence IDA] [PMID 15755916]; GO_function: GO:0004100 - chitin synthase activity [Evidence IEA]; GO_function: GO:0004100 - chitin synthase activity [Evidence IMP] [PMID 9760183]; GO_function: GO:0016740 - transferase activity [Evidence IEA]; GO_function: GO:0016757 - transferase activity, transferring glycosyl groups [Evidence IEA]; GO_function: GO:0016758 - transferase activity, transferring hexosyl groups [Evidence IEA]; GO_process: GO:0030476 - ascospore wall assembly [Evidence IMP] [PMID 1293886]; GO_process: GO:0034221 - fungal-type cell wall chitin biosynthetic process [Evidence TAS] [PMID 7565410]); the encoded protein is MTLFCLRRLGLCPRPRGSSRYARVDLSTSSKFGEFVPFSATNLVQHHLLPLSIYGKLTGSALSNNPLSTKIKNADFVFQAFTTTKTAQSLASSRAGNVLEFQYGTDATLIGASILDYRLERSRITKVPTGERNYHVFYSLMAGISDTEREHLALSDLNTARYRYLGHHSQLRVGIDDRQRFKQLRSSLKSLEFTRADIANICQILAAILHIGQLMFRSTGADGMSSAAIEVTNTDVLNCIAGFLGVRPHILESTLSYKTVKIQKDRVTLVLDQLGARENADELARTLYTLLFSWIMEKINSRISQAESRSGSTAGFENEIESLVDNTITVVDFPGFTISSSVPTLDKLLHNSANEMFYNFMLKSYFEKPLEKFDSEEVAVPAAEYFDNSDTVRMLFRPTMGLLSVIDDYSRREKDDSALMHTLRQRYDKSGIIDTVTARRSFSIRHFAGEVEYEVDNLIGSNTESISGDIISLFTSSSSSDFLKSIFGSSAVVDSTFGTEVVQAHLSSKPLRAPSVVRRNTTSGANTKQDAEKKINRKNKQLNGCGQFISAIDRLLDSFEGANPYFVICLKPNDHRLSNSFDARCVRQQIKAFGLPEIARAVKQTDFRVFLTFNEFITAMSASEGHNSNLLQTADGVTEREKAIEMMHSLSWPERDARYGFTGIFLSEHAWLQIVDPKMSFAQSAAQRYIDSGADLTPAARGYADNDAFYYDPDSKSIAGATIGGDLFKYNDGRSINNQAYIRTKEMGESEQDQTDQYAVTGARKRWMFLVWLWTWWIPDWFIKILGRIPRKDIRTAWREKFAINLMIWAACAFCVVFLIGFPILICPLQNVMSTEELSQYSSKLNPGKTLTQVRGVVFDLTTFAPSHYPQVVSTDDILNYGGRDSSPIFPVPVSGVCRGTNGSISEYVVYGQTSNFSDANAVYHDFRYFTGDYRPDWYLQQMQFLNANFRKAYIGMTPSVLSKTVSQHKNVMASLNGYVYDLSSYTAGEVTTKAPHGKKVPADVDTHFMDSRLVNLFEQYSGTDITKRFNELDMSEETRVEMNRCLRNLFMVGKLDTRDSVRCVFARYFLLAITIFVVLIILVKFLAALQFGKSHIPDELDKFFICQVPAYTEDEESLRRAIDSLAATQYDDKRKLLIVVCDGMIVGAGNERPTPRIVLDILGCPPDVDPPALSFESLGEGAKQHNMGKVYSGLYEVHGHIVPYLVLVKVGKPTEINRPGNRGKRDSQMVLMRFLNRVHYNLPMSPLELELYHQIQNVIGVNPAYYEYLLQVDADTMVGPTSASQFVSSMVNDRKLQAICGETALSNAKSSIVTMVQVYEYYISHNLAKAFESLFGSVTCLPGCFSMYRIYDNETGKPLFVSHPVVKGYAENRVDTLHMKNLLHLGEDRYLTTLLLKYNPRYKTKFTRHAEAWTVAPDTWSVFLSQRRRWINSTVHNLIELVPMGNMCGFCCFSMRFIVVVDLFSTIIQPVTVAYLAYLVYLLVTKTDGVPITSIAMLGAIYGLQAFIFLLRRRWEMIGWMLIYILAIPIFSLALPLYAFWHMDDFSWGNTRVVNGEKAGTKVVLSDEGTFDPSEIPLRRWQEYQAEAWQTSEARNAPDAMSIARSQYSASQYSVPAPPAGGNVSIAPTERSSGGTPAGSAAATPSIRGEEHELHSLPPQLPILPSDGEITNAVREILRTADLMMVTKKSIRLQLEQQFGVKLASRRDYINYVTEAILTGEL